One genomic region from Spirulina subsalsa PCC 9445 encodes:
- a CDS encoding PadR family transcriptional regulator: MKFEDIYNFFQDPPPDYLNKELAVCYILSVLLDGESYGSELIERLEIEHPNHRLSDTVLYSALKFLEEEKTITGYWKKVEGRGRPRRMYQICYNARKQADELARFWRNHISGVGQAM; this comes from the coding sequence ATGAAGTTTGAAGATATTTACAACTTTTTTCAAGATCCCCCCCCCGATTACCTCAATAAAGAACTGGCAGTTTGTTACATTCTTTCCGTTCTTTTAGATGGGGAATCCTACGGGTCTGAATTGATCGAACGTTTAGAAATCGAGCATCCCAATCATCGTCTTTCTGACACCGTTTTATACAGTGCGCTGAAGTTCCTCGAAGAGGAAAAAACCATTACAGGGTACTGGAAAAAGGTCGAAGGACGGGGTAGGCCTCGCCGAATGTATCAGATTTGTTATAACGCCCGCAAGCAGGCTGATGAGTTAGCGCGTTTCTGGCGCAATCACATTAGTGGAGTTGGTCAAGCTATGTGA
- a CDS encoding DUF1622 domain-containing protein, protein MSIALTVRMLNSTVVSICQLLALLVISVGILKALTIYLRRALFTWESGQAFQEGRLELGYSFSLGLSFLVGGSILKTTIAPTWNEIGQLAAIIALRTVLNHLLLKAIANHTQTPNPEPPWQGLLNPISPPKTPHESTSSS, encoded by the coding sequence ATGTCTATTGCCCTCACTGTTAGAATGCTCAATAGCACAGTTGTCAGCATTTGTCAACTTCTTGCCCTATTGGTGATCAGTGTGGGGATTCTCAAAGCCTTAACCATCTACCTCCGGCGCGCCCTGTTCACTTGGGAATCCGGGCAAGCCTTCCAAGAAGGTCGCCTAGAACTCGGTTATTCCTTCTCCTTGGGCTTAAGCTTCCTCGTAGGGGGAAGTATCCTCAAGACCACCATTGCTCCCACTTGGAACGAAATCGGGCAACTCGCGGCCATCATTGCCCTGCGAACCGTCTTAAACCATTTGTTATTAAAAGCCATTGCCAATCATACCCAAACCCCCAACCCCGAACCCCCCTGGCAAGGCCTCCTTAACCCCATCTCCCCCCCCAAAACTCCCCATGAGTCCACCTCATCCTCTTAA
- a CDS encoding TolC family protein has product MLAFRYFVVVSVGTVMALGYGMSAKTQELPVGDSVQTEPEESLSSAALSPSESPEETLERLIEKPPRAGVAQKAETFKLAQGLKIPSESNPSSPVLINLIPDLEPVPLKFRGQDELGSVVPSGGLPGLNKRRPTEPFLEASRPVILTPAVDVDPVGVREDEVRAVVDAGQAMGGELEPTDPRTADLSRVVEQTALEVEPEASEGGAIPPPNILQQGESSPPITQGGQLLAQTTDDRLDELQDELTNPSGTFDPDERVPSLGLEEVEDQAAPLQAPGVQSAGRSDLERLNPSANPLFFPTEPEEVTVDLSRPITLQEAIALARRNNPQLQAARLNIERAQAGLRASLAAWYPNLDLTMSLSRNDSASGRLQQRTPLGRVSGGSSVTDSFDAGLELVYNLYNGGRRNAQIRQAEEQIRLNRLEWERVSEQIRFNTTNAYYALQEADATVNIEQASVEQAQQTLRDAELLEQAGLGTRFDVLRAQVELANSNQSLTRARAAQTIARRQLVQELALGQTVEVTIADEIQPAGQWSMSLEESIVMAYKNRAELEQQLVQREINEQQRRAALADLRPQINLRANANMLGVFGDGLGPAGGYSVRAEFRWRLFDGGLARANSEAEEIDIELAEVEFERQRNIIRGEVEEAFFNLQANGENIRTATAAVQLAEESLRLARLRFQAGVGTQTDVITSQTELTRARGNLLAAIVTYNRALSALQRAVSNYPDDRLFNLP; this is encoded by the coding sequence ATGCTAGCCTTTCGTTATTTTGTGGTTGTGAGTGTAGGGACGGTCATGGCTCTAGGTTATGGCATGAGTGCCAAAACCCAAGAACTTCCGGTGGGAGATTCAGTGCAGACTGAACCAGAGGAAAGTTTATCAAGTGCCGCTTTATCTCCCTCGGAGTCTCCCGAAGAGACTTTAGAACGCTTAATTGAAAAGCCTCCTCGGGCTGGGGTTGCTCAAAAAGCCGAGACTTTCAAGTTGGCTCAAGGATTAAAAATTCCCTCAGAGTCTAATCCCTCTTCTCCGGTTTTAATTAACCTGATTCCCGATCTTGAACCAGTGCCTCTGAAATTCAGGGGTCAGGATGAATTAGGCTCCGTAGTGCCGAGTGGTGGGCTGCCGGGGTTGAATAAACGCAGACCCACGGAACCCTTCCTTGAGGCCAGTCGTCCTGTGATCCTAACCCCGGCCGTGGACGTTGATCCGGTGGGTGTTAGGGAAGACGAGGTGAGGGCTGTGGTGGACGCTGGGCAAGCGATGGGAGGAGAACTAGAGCCAACAGACCCAAGGACAGCCGACTTGAGCCGAGTTGTGGAGCAAACCGCTTTAGAGGTTGAGCCGGAGGCCTCAGAAGGGGGCGCAATTCCTCCGCCGAATATCCTCCAACAGGGGGAGAGTTCCCCGCCCATAACGCAAGGAGGGCAATTGTTAGCCCAGACTACTGATGACCGCTTAGATGAGTTACAGGATGAATTAACCAATCCCTCGGGAACGTTTGATCCTGATGAGCGGGTGCCGAGTTTGGGGCTGGAGGAGGTGGAAGATCAGGCGGCTCCGTTACAGGCTCCTGGGGTGCAGAGTGCCGGGCGGAGTGATTTGGAACGCTTAAACCCGAGTGCTAACCCTTTGTTTTTCCCAACTGAGCCGGAGGAGGTGACGGTTGACTTGTCTCGCCCGATTACGTTACAGGAGGCGATCGCACTGGCTCGACGAAATAACCCCCAACTCCAAGCCGCCCGCCTGAACATAGAACGCGCCCAAGCTGGCTTACGAGCATCTCTAGCCGCTTGGTATCCCAATCTAGATCTAACCATGAGTTTGAGCCGTAATGATTCGGCTTCCGGGCGATTACAACAGCGCACCCCCCTAGGCAGGGTGTCAGGAGGCTCTAGTGTTACTGACTCCTTCGATGCGGGGTTAGAACTGGTCTATAACCTCTACAATGGCGGGCGGCGTAATGCTCAAATCCGTCAAGCCGAGGAACAAATCCGCTTAAATCGTTTGGAGTGGGAGCGAGTCAGTGAACAAATCCGTTTTAACACCACTAACGCCTACTACGCCCTACAAGAAGCGGATGCCACGGTGAATATTGAACAAGCCTCCGTAGAGCAAGCCCAGCAAACCCTACGGGATGCCGAACTCCTAGAACAAGCAGGTTTGGGGACTCGTTTTGATGTGTTGCGCGCCCAAGTAGAGTTAGCCAATAGTAATCAATCCCTGACCCGTGCTAGGGCGGCTCAAACCATTGCCCGCCGCCAGTTGGTGCAAGAACTCGCCCTCGGTCAAACCGTGGAAGTAACTATTGCCGACGAGATTCAACCCGCCGGACAGTGGTCAATGTCCCTCGAAGAAAGCATTGTGATGGCCTATAAAAACCGGGCAGAATTGGAGCAGCAATTAGTCCAACGGGAAATTAACGAGCAGCAACGACGGGCGGCTTTAGCCGATTTACGACCCCAAATTAACCTGAGAGCCAATGCCAATATGTTGGGCGTGTTTGGCGATGGTTTGGGGCCAGCAGGGGGCTATAGTGTACGGGCAGAGTTTCGCTGGCGCTTGTTTGATGGGGGACTCGCTCGGGCGAATAGTGAAGCGGAGGAGATTGATATTGAGTTGGCCGAAGTGGAATTTGAGCGTCAACGCAATATTATCCGAGGTGAAGTCGAAGAGGCCTTTTTTAATCTCCAAGCCAATGGGGAGAACATCAGAACCGCGACGGCGGCGGTACAGTTGGCCGAGGAAAGTCTCCGGTTAGCTCGTTTACGTTTTCAGGCGGGAGTGGGGACGCAAACTGATGTGATTACCTCTCAAACCGAGTTAACGCGGGCGCGGGGAAATCTCTTAGCAGCCATTGTCACGTATAACCGGGCTTTATCGGCTCTACAACGGGCGGTGAGTAACTATCCTGATGATCGTCTGTTTAACTTACCCTAA
- a CDS encoding bifunctional acetate--CoA ligase family protein/GNAT family N-acetyltransferase — protein MLPTTDPAQDVLQYGRIQPLDVFFKPKTVAVIGATEKEGSVGRTLLWNLISSPFGGTVFPVNPKRPSVLGIQAYPSLSAIPAPIDLVIIAIPAARVSQVMDECIAKGVKGAIIISAGFKEIGPAGVALEQEILAKARAGRIRIIGPNCLGMMSPIQGLNATFASAIARPGNVGFISQSGALCTSILDWSFRENVGFSAFISIGSMLDVNWGDLIDYLGDDPATHSIVIYMETIGDARSFLSAARAVALTKPIIVIKAGRTEAAAAAAASHTGALAGSDEVLNAAFRRCGVLRVDTIDDLFNMAEVLAKQPRPKGKRLTILTNAGGPGVLSTDALISEGGELAQLSPETQAAFDAILPPHWSHANPIDILGDADPERYAQAIDIALKDPNSDALLVILTPQAMTDPTETARRFVEILEKNHYTKPILASWMGGDGITPGEQLLNDCKIFTLPFPDGAVHVFNYMWRYAYNLKGLYETPHLPDDEEDSHLQGVEAQQVLQKVRAEGRSLLTEYESKQLLEAYGIPTVLTKIAHTAEAAVAQAEKIGYPVVLKLNSTTITHKTDVGGVRLLLQDAESVENAYHAMEHSVAQKVGAEHFQGVTVQPMLKMSSGDYELIIGSSMDVQFGPVLLFGTGGSLVEVFKDRALGIPPLNTTLARRMMEQTKIYTALQGVRGRKAVDLNALEQLLVRFSQLVMEQPWIKEIEINPLLASHQRLIALDARVVLHHPDAAESQGVKTAICPYPLQYMGSWMMGDGTMIMIRPIRPEDEPLLRKFHEPLSEESVYLRYFHLVALSARVAHDRLSRLCFIDYDREMALVATKKDETTGELEILGIGRLSPLHEKDEAEFSMIVGDRYQNQGIGTEVLQRLVKVGRDRHIKRIKAEILPQNGAMQRVCEKVGFHLHRTSPDVAIAELHL, from the coding sequence ATGTTACCAACTACAGATCCGGCTCAAGATGTCCTGCAATACGGCAGAATTCAACCCCTTGATGTGTTTTTTAAACCCAAAACCGTCGCCGTAATTGGAGCAACAGAAAAAGAGGGCAGTGTCGGACGTACTTTGCTTTGGAACTTAATTAGTAGTCCCTTTGGGGGGACGGTGTTTCCGGTGAACCCTAAACGCCCCAGTGTTTTAGGCATTCAAGCTTATCCCAGCCTCTCGGCGATTCCCGCCCCCATTGATTTGGTGATTATTGCCATTCCGGCCGCGAGGGTGTCCCAAGTGATGGATGAATGTATCGCCAAGGGGGTGAAGGGGGCGATTATTATTTCTGCCGGATTTAAAGAAATTGGTCCGGCCGGGGTGGCGTTGGAGCAAGAAATTTTAGCCAAAGCGAGGGCGGGGCGCATTCGGATTATTGGCCCCAACTGTTTGGGGATGATGAGTCCGATTCAAGGCCTCAATGCTACCTTTGCCAGTGCGATCGCCCGACCCGGCAATGTGGGCTTTATCAGTCAGAGTGGCGCGCTTTGTACCTCCATCCTCGACTGGAGTTTCCGGGAAAATGTGGGCTTTAGTGCCTTTATTTCCATCGGCTCCATGTTAGATGTCAACTGGGGGGACTTAATCGACTATCTGGGCGATGATCCCGCCACCCATAGCATTGTCATCTACATGGAAACCATCGGGGATGCTCGTTCCTTCCTCTCGGCCGCCCGGGCTGTGGCCCTAACCAAACCGATTATTGTCATTAAAGCCGGACGCACCGAAGCCGCCGCCGCCGCCGCCGCTTCCCATACCGGAGCCCTAGCCGGGAGTGATGAGGTCTTAAACGCCGCTTTCCGTCGCTGTGGGGTGTTGCGTGTGGATACCATTGACGACCTGTTTAATATGGCGGAAGTGCTGGCCAAACAACCCCGCCCCAAAGGGAAACGCCTTACCATTCTCACCAATGCCGGAGGGCCTGGGGTTCTCAGTACCGACGCGCTCATTTCGGAAGGGGGGGAATTAGCCCAACTCTCCCCAGAAACCCAGGCGGCCTTTGATGCTATCTTACCCCCCCACTGGAGCCACGCGAACCCCATTGATATTCTGGGGGATGCCGACCCGGAACGCTATGCCCAAGCCATTGATATCGCCCTCAAAGACCCCAATAGCGACGCCTTACTGGTTATCCTCACCCCCCAAGCCATGACGGATCCCACGGAAACCGCCCGCCGTTTTGTGGAGATTTTAGAGAAAAATCACTACACCAAACCCATTTTAGCCAGTTGGATGGGGGGGGACGGGATTACTCCGGGGGAACAGTTGCTCAATGATTGTAAGATTTTCACCTTACCGTTCCCCGATGGGGCGGTTCATGTTTTTAACTATATGTGGCGTTACGCCTACAATTTAAAGGGCCTCTACGAAACCCCTCACCTGCCCGATGATGAGGAAGACAGCCACTTACAAGGGGTGGAGGCGCAGCAGGTGCTACAAAAAGTCCGGGCTGAAGGTCGCTCATTGTTAACGGAATATGAGTCTAAGCAACTGTTGGAGGCTTACGGCATTCCTACGGTGTTAACCAAAATTGCCCACACGGCCGAGGCGGCAGTAGCCCAAGCGGAAAAAATCGGCTATCCTGTGGTGCTAAAACTCAACTCAACGACGATTACCCATAAAACCGATGTGGGGGGTGTGCGCTTGTTGTTACAAGATGCCGAAAGTGTTGAAAATGCCTACCACGCTATGGAACATTCTGTCGCCCAAAAGGTGGGGGCGGAACATTTCCAAGGGGTGACGGTGCAACCGATGTTAAAAATGTCCTCGGGAGATTATGAGTTAATTATTGGCAGCAGTATGGATGTTCAGTTCGGGCCGGTGTTGTTATTCGGCACCGGGGGATCGTTGGTGGAGGTGTTCAAAGATCGGGCGCTGGGGATTCCGCCTCTCAATACGACGCTAGCCCGTCGCATGATGGAACAAACCAAAATCTATACCGCACTGCAAGGGGTACGAGGTCGAAAGGCGGTAGATTTGAATGCGTTGGAACAGTTGCTGGTGCGGTTTAGTCAGTTGGTGATGGAACAACCTTGGATTAAGGAGATTGAGATTAATCCGTTGTTAGCTTCTCATCAGCGTTTGATTGCTTTGGATGCGCGGGTGGTGTTACATCATCCTGACGCGGCGGAAAGCCAAGGGGTGAAAACGGCTATTTGTCCCTATCCTTTGCAATATATGGGGTCTTGGATGATGGGGGATGGTACAATGATTATGATTCGCCCCATTCGCCCGGAAGATGAGCCATTATTGCGCAAGTTCCATGAACCGCTTTCGGAGGAAAGTGTCTATCTGCGCTATTTCCATTTGGTGGCTTTGTCGGCGCGGGTGGCTCATGATCGGCTGTCTCGCCTGTGTTTTATTGACTATGATCGGGAAATGGCACTGGTGGCCACGAAGAAGGATGAAACCACTGGGGAGTTAGAAATTTTGGGCATTGGTCGCTTGTCTCCCTTACATGAAAAGGATGAGGCGGAATTTTCTATGATTGTGGGCGATCGCTACCAAAATCAAGGCATCGGTACGGAAGTGTTACAGCGTCTGGTGAAGGTGGGGCGCGATCGCCATATTAAACGCATTAAAGCCGAAATCCTGCCCCAAAACGGAGCCATGCAGCGCGTCTGTGAGAAAGTGGGGTTCCATCTCCACCGTACCAGTCCCGATGTTGCGATCGCCGAATTACATCTCTAA
- a CDS encoding cofactor assembly of complex C subunit B encodes MNTSVLSSTFFLTLLLMIGLFFFIRASFKDRTEQVQLWSDLPEESLFTQLQCYFDQRAYRVAQVDEESQQVTFEGFVRPSWFLAVFLTLLAGCGLVCFALILSYLLPQLTLLFWGLIALAPVGGWVYWQKAGRMEQVLLKIEPSPETNPGHFVTVRGHRDELIELQRAMSFKG; translated from the coding sequence ATGAATACATCAGTATTAAGCTCGACCTTTTTCCTGACCCTACTGTTAATGATCGGGTTATTTTTCTTTATTCGGGCTTCCTTCAAAGACCGAACCGAACAAGTCCAACTCTGGAGCGATTTACCCGAAGAGTCTCTATTCACTCAATTACAATGCTATTTTGATCAACGGGCTTATCGGGTGGCACAGGTAGACGAAGAAAGCCAACAAGTGACATTTGAGGGATTTGTGCGCCCCAGTTGGTTTTTAGCGGTTTTCCTCACCTTACTTGCGGGCTGTGGTCTAGTCTGTTTTGCCCTGATTTTATCCTATCTCCTACCTCAACTAACCCTCTTATTTTGGGGGTTAATTGCCTTAGCACCTGTGGGGGGATGGGTGTACTGGCAAAAGGCCGGACGAATGGAGCAAGTCCTCTTAAAAATCGAACCTTCCCCAGAAACTAACCCCGGTCATTTCGTCACGGTGCGAGGGCATCGAGATGAGTTAATCGAACTGCAACGGGCAATGTCGTTCAAGGGCTGA
- a CDS encoding CP12 domain-containing protein, with the protein MKASEIMTTQVVTVRGSATVADAVKLMKDNQLRALIVDRRTDEDAYGIVTETDIIYKVTAYGKDPKKVRVYEIMTKPCIVINPDLAVEYVARLFSQTGIRRAPVIAETLMGIVSVSDILNKSDFVEKPRELTLEEEIIKARDAARAVCAEKGATSPECAAAWDIVEELQAEAAHQRATKPPKTYFEEYCEEHPDALEARMYDT; encoded by the coding sequence ATGAAAGCCTCTGAAATTATGACAACACAAGTCGTTACAGTGCGGGGTTCTGCCACTGTAGCCGATGCCGTCAAACTGATGAAGGACAACCAGCTACGCGCCCTCATAGTTGACCGTCGTACAGATGAAGATGCCTATGGCATCGTCACCGAAACCGATATTATCTACAAAGTCACCGCCTACGGCAAAGACCCCAAAAAAGTGCGGGTTTACGAAATCATGACCAAACCCTGCATTGTCATTAACCCTGACTTAGCTGTAGAGTATGTCGCCCGTTTATTCTCTCAAACCGGGATTCGCCGCGCCCCCGTCATTGCTGAAACCTTGATGGGGATTGTGTCCGTGAGTGATATCCTCAACAAGAGTGATTTTGTTGAAAAGCCTAGAGAATTGACCCTCGAAGAGGAAATCATCAAGGCCAGAGATGCCGCGAGGGCCGTTTGTGCTGAAAAAGGCGCAACCTCTCCCGAATGTGCCGCCGCTTGGGACATTGTAGAAGAATTACAAGCCGAAGCCGCCCACCAACGGGCAACGAAACCCCCCAAAACCTATTTTGAGGAGTATTGTGAAGAACATCCCGATGCTTTAGAAGCCCGGATGTACGACACCTAG
- a CDS encoding DUF3611 family protein — protein sequence MKNISPLTTPLPQKVLQVSADLRFAGLVGFWMQLVLGVISTVTVLFASSSFIDQTNTANTAGNEFGVFCAVCGLIALGIGIYFSWRYLAIAKLLRNPEANQRPNKADTIRLIRLGLMVNLIGMLLTIIGAEAIVGLVLAKSLANPPGQLNLDPNKLVNSIDLLVIQANTHTIAAHFGGIVASLLLLNRITR from the coding sequence ATGAAAAACATCTCTCCATTAACCACCCCCCTGCCTCAAAAAGTGCTTCAAGTCTCGGCAGACTTACGTTTTGCGGGTTTGGTTGGCTTTTGGATGCAGTTAGTTCTCGGTGTCATCTCCACCGTCACCGTATTATTTGCCAGTTCAAGCTTTATTGATCAAACCAACACCGCCAACACCGCAGGCAACGAATTCGGCGTATTTTGTGCCGTTTGCGGTCTGATTGCCCTCGGCATTGGGATTTATTTCTCTTGGCGCTATCTAGCCATTGCCAAACTCCTCAGAAATCCCGAAGCGAATCAACGCCCCAATAAAGCCGATACTATCCGGCTGATTCGCCTTGGTCTTATGGTAAATCTCATCGGGATGCTCTTAACCATTATCGGAGCCGAGGCCATTGTGGGTTTAGTATTAGCCAAATCCCTCGCCAATCCACCCGGACAGTTAAACCTAGACCCCAACAAATTGGTTAACTCCATTGATTTATTAGTCATCCAAGCCAACACCCACACCATCGCCGCCCACTTTGGCGGAATTGTCGCCTCCCTACTACTTTTAAACCGCATTACTCGCTAA